From a region of the Sesamum indicum cultivar Zhongzhi No. 13 linkage group LG3, S_indicum_v1.0, whole genome shotgun sequence genome:
- the LOC105158567 gene encoding EPIDERMAL PATTERNING FACTOR-like protein 2, which produces MGLAHNVICCHRLHQFAVSLLILLISTSSQLRLLTAEGRKLVAQTADSSKTVNEEDKAVLRAQIGSRPPRCDGRCSSCGHCEAIQVPTNPQTGSRAGSRSSSTAVPVIAYARGDDNSNYKPMSWKCKCGNLIFNP; this is translated from the exons ATGGGACTCGCTCACAATGTCATATGTTGTCATAGACTTCACCAATTTGCTGTTTCTCTTCTCATTCTCCTTATTTCCACCTCGTCCCAGTTGAGATTACTCACTGCTGAAG GTCGAAAACTAGTAGCACAAACAGCTGACAGTTCCAAG ACAGTAAATGAAGAAGACAAAGCTGTGTTGAGAGCGCAGATAGGGTCCCGGCCGCCTCGCTGCGACGGGCGGTGCAGTTCTTGCGGCCACTGCGAAGCCATTCAGGTGCCGACAAACCCCCAAACAGGGAGTAGAGCCGGAAGCAGAAGCTCCTCCACTGCTGTTCCGGTTATTGCCTATGCTAGAGGCGATGACAATTCCAACTACAAGCCCATGAGCTGGAAATGTAAATGTGGAAACCTCATTTTCAACCCTTAA